One region of Paraburkholderia phymatum STM815 genomic DNA includes:
- the tssB gene encoding type VI secretion system contractile sheath small subunit, with protein sequence MSNSLQKWVGRNRPPRVQITYDVEVGDAVEKRELPLVVGLLADLSGQPATPLPKLKERRLVEIDRDNFDEIMGKIAPRLDLSVPDTLKGEGNIKVELKFEKFQDFHPESIVNQVPRLARLLEARQQLRDLLAKLDGNDELDSMLERIVQNSEELKKVQSQAHASDAPVAASAASDAVAEPAAAPDDAPAA encoded by the coding sequence ATGTCGAATAGTTTGCAGAAGTGGGTGGGACGCAATCGTCCGCCGCGTGTCCAGATCACCTACGACGTAGAAGTCGGCGACGCGGTTGAGAAGCGCGAGCTTCCGCTAGTGGTCGGTTTGCTGGCGGACCTCTCGGGACAGCCTGCAACGCCGCTCCCCAAGCTCAAGGAACGTCGTCTGGTCGAGATCGACCGTGACAACTTCGATGAGATCATGGGCAAGATCGCCCCGCGTCTCGACCTCTCCGTGCCGGACACGCTCAAGGGCGAGGGCAACATCAAGGTCGAACTGAAGTTCGAGAAGTTCCAGGATTTCCATCCCGAAAGCATCGTCAACCAGGTGCCGCGCCTCGCCAGGCTGCTCGAAGCGCGTCAGCAGCTGCGCGATCTGCTCGCCAAGCTCGACGGTAACGACGAACTCGATTCGATGCTCGAGCGTATCGTCCAGAACAGCGAGGAACTGAAGAAAGTTCAAAGTCAGGCGCATGCCAGCGATGCTCCCGTGGCTGCATCGGCGGCATCCGACGCAGTCGCAGAGCCGGCTGCTGCCCCGGACGACGCACCTGCCGCCTGA
- the tssC gene encoding type VI secretion system contractile sheath large subunit, with protein MASNTAAGGAARETQTLDASAGAELSLLERIVHEGNMAVEPSQSGYAKKLIGQLASQILDEGMRTSPDKSVVAMINERVAEIDKLLSDQLNAIMHDEAFQALEASWTGLHDMVYGTETGPQLKLRLLNVTKKELLKDLETAVDHDMSTLFKKIYEEEYGTFGGAPYSLLIGDYSFGRHPQDIALLERISKVAAAAHAPFIASAAPGLFDLKSFTDLGVTRDLSKTFESAELAAWRSFRDSEDSRYVSLVLPSYAARLPYGAKTKPVENFNFEEDVDGTDHGKYLWANSAYQLGLRITDAFAKYSWATAIRGVEGGGKVDNMVAHTYKTGEGDIVLKCPTEVTITDRREKELNDLGFIALVNSKGSNFATFFGGQTTNRPKVYNKDAANANAQLSARLPYVLAASRFAHYMKVIMRDKVGSFQSRSDIESYLNNWVADYVLINPSASHAQKARFPLGEARVDVTEVPGKPGAYRATCFLKPHFQMEELTASIRLVAELPAAAA; from the coding sequence ATGGCAAGCAACACTGCGGCCGGCGGCGCCGCACGCGAAACGCAGACACTCGACGCTTCAGCGGGTGCGGAACTGAGCCTGCTCGAGCGCATCGTTCATGAAGGCAACATGGCGGTCGAGCCGTCGCAAAGCGGCTACGCGAAAAAGCTGATCGGTCAGCTCGCTTCGCAGATTCTCGACGAAGGCATGCGCACCAGCCCGGACAAGAGCGTGGTCGCAATGATCAACGAACGTGTCGCTGAAATCGACAAATTGCTGTCGGACCAGCTAAACGCAATCATGCACGATGAAGCGTTCCAGGCGCTCGAAGCCTCATGGACAGGCTTGCATGATATGGTCTACGGCACCGAAACCGGACCGCAATTGAAGCTTCGCCTGCTGAATGTGACGAAGAAGGAACTGCTCAAGGACCTTGAAACGGCCGTCGACCACGACATGAGCACGCTCTTCAAGAAAATCTATGAAGAGGAATACGGCACATTCGGTGGTGCACCGTATTCGCTGCTGATCGGCGACTATTCGTTTGGCCGTCATCCGCAGGATATCGCGCTGCTCGAGCGTATCTCCAAAGTGGCTGCTGCCGCGCACGCTCCGTTTATTGCTTCAGCAGCGCCTGGACTGTTCGATCTGAAATCATTTACGGACCTCGGCGTCACCCGCGATCTGTCGAAGACCTTCGAAAGCGCCGAACTCGCCGCATGGCGCAGCTTCCGCGATTCGGAAGACTCGCGTTATGTTTCTCTGGTGCTGCCTTCGTATGCCGCGCGCCTGCCGTACGGAGCGAAGACGAAGCCCGTCGAGAACTTCAATTTCGAAGAAGATGTAGACGGTACGGATCACGGCAAGTATCTTTGGGCAAACTCGGCTTACCAGCTCGGCCTGCGCATCACCGATGCGTTCGCGAAGTACAGCTGGGCGACGGCGATCCGCGGCGTGGAAGGCGGTGGCAAGGTCGACAACATGGTGGCGCACACGTACAAGACCGGCGAAGGCGACATCGTTCTCAAATGCCCGACTGAAGTAACGATCACGGATCGTCGCGAGAAGGAACTGAACGACCTCGGTTTCATCGCACTGGTGAATTCGAAAGGCTCGAACTTCGCGACCTTCTTCGGCGGTCAGACGACCAACCGTCCCAAGGTCTACAACAAGGATGCCGCCAATGCCAACGCGCAGCTTTCGGCTCGCCTGCCGTACGTGCTCGCCGCGTCGCGCTTCGCGCACTACATGAAAGTGATCATGCGCGACAAGGTCGGAAGTTTCCAGTCGCGCAGCGATATCGAATCTTATCTGAACAACTGGGTTGCCGATTACGTACTGATCAATCCCTCGGCGTCGCACGCTCAGAAGGCGCGTTTCCCGCTGGGCGAAGCACGTGTGGACGTGACGGAAGTGCCGGGCAAGCCGGGCGCATACCGCGCGACCTGCTTCCTGAAACCGCATTTCCAGATGGAAGAGTTGACCGCGTCGATTCGTCTCGTCGCGGAACTGCCGGCAGCGGCAGCCTGA
- a CDS encoding Hcp family type VI secretion system effector, with protein sequence MDTVLLKIKDIKGNSTLDGAADQIVLYSYSIGVAMTMNRDVGNTERTMGRPSFQEFGLTKATDQATPALYSACAAGTKLGDATISIGRNENGKFMSLLQYTLSDAMISTIATSGSGESVDSFSINFSKITTVYTQQNVDSTKKGTASFGWDLSKNVSAPPAG encoded by the coding sequence ATGGATACCGTTCTTCTTAAGATCAAGGACATCAAGGGCAATTCGACGCTCGACGGCGCGGCAGATCAAATCGTCCTGTACTCGTATTCGATTGGCGTCGCAATGACGATGAACCGTGACGTGGGCAACACGGAGCGCACGATGGGCCGCCCGAGCTTCCAGGAGTTCGGTCTCACCAAGGCGACCGATCAGGCCACGCCGGCACTCTATTCAGCATGTGCGGCGGGCACCAAGCTCGGCGATGCGACGATTTCGATCGGTCGCAACGAAAACGGCAAGTTCATGTCTCTGCTGCAGTACACGTTGAGCGACGCGATGATCTCGACGATCGCAACCAGCGGCAGCGGTGAATCGGTCGACAGCTTCTCCATCAACTTCTCGAAGATTACGACCGTCTACACGCAGCAGAACGTCGACTCGACCAAAAAGGGTACGGCTTCTTTCGGCTGGGATCTGTCGAAGAACGTGTCGGCGCCGCCGGCGGGCTGA
- the tssE gene encoding type VI secretion system baseplate subunit TssE, with the protein MPAIVSSSSMPLFDRLAASGDAQLSGAHALRESVARELSRLLNTRSRLTIEAFLESEGTVLEYGVPDFSERSLHSGPDRDAIASVVKRAITLFEPRLVNIVVGFVFPSEYSAHAVLTIGADIRSGADVAHVAFDMATDGHVVASTRGADEG; encoded by the coding sequence ATGCCGGCAATCGTCAGCAGTTCATCGATGCCATTATTTGACCGCCTCGCCGCGAGCGGCGACGCACAGCTCTCTGGCGCCCATGCGCTGCGGGAGTCGGTTGCGCGCGAGCTCAGCAGACTGCTCAACACGCGGTCGCGCCTGACAATCGAAGCGTTTTTAGAAAGCGAAGGCACGGTACTGGAGTATGGCGTGCCGGACTTCTCCGAAAGATCCCTGCATTCCGGCCCGGACCGGGACGCGATTGCCAGTGTCGTCAAACGCGCGATCACGCTATTCGAGCCGCGCCTTGTCAATATCGTCGTGGGCTTTGTATTTCCTTCGGAGTACTCGGCGCACGCCGTGCTGACCATCGGCGCGGATATACGCTCGGGCGCGGACGTTGCGCACGTGGCGTTCGACATGGCCACGGACGGTCATGTTGTCGCCAGTACGCGCGGCGCGGATGAAGGCTGA
- the tssF gene encoding type VI secretion system baseplate subunit TssF, whose amino-acid sequence MAPDDILQYYKRELSYLRLQGADFARRYPKIASRLALHGTESLDPHTERLIEATAFLAARVHRDLDQEFPQVASALLDNVCPSLVQPVPSMTVAQFDLDPTQGKVTAGFLVPRHTGLQARTETGDTCRFRSAWDAVLWPLKISHAAFGDDATLRLTLECAPGVDFSELELKQLRIHLHGDWMVTMPLYELLVSGVADVSVRPEGRPSASLLPARAWREVGYAQADDVLPRPPNAQPAYSLMQEYFAFPRKFHFFDLHHLEGRLGSGRRCEVVFHLDRSPRGLGMLRAEHFQLGCTPIVNLFSQTSEPIVIDHRHYEYRLVADHRRESMTEIHSVASVVASDPSTDRVEHVPCFSAIDHVHTDGNTVFWSARREHSLRENVHGTDTFLSFVNAANTQSDPGTPVIYANVLCTNRRLAEQVPVGARMLLEKVSQNTRVRCLYEPTAQRSPSLGSETLWRLISLLTLNYHSLVSGATGRAQLQEMLRLFASESTREQDQIRGIRSVEARSVTAHVGSDAWRGYCRGTEVAVEFDPETFVGGSPLLLGAVLARFFAMYTSVNSFVRLVVRRGDETWKQWEPMTGCQQLL is encoded by the coding sequence ATGGCGCCCGACGACATCCTGCAATACTACAAACGCGAACTGTCGTACCTGCGTCTGCAAGGCGCGGACTTCGCACGCCGCTATCCGAAGATTGCATCGCGGCTCGCGTTGCACGGCACGGAATCGCTCGACCCGCACACGGAGCGGCTGATCGAAGCGACGGCGTTTCTCGCTGCTCGCGTGCACCGCGATCTCGATCAGGAATTCCCGCAGGTCGCGTCAGCGCTGCTCGACAACGTGTGTCCCTCGCTCGTACAACCCGTGCCATCGATGACCGTCGCGCAGTTCGATCTCGATCCGACTCAGGGCAAAGTGACGGCGGGTTTTCTGGTGCCGCGTCACACCGGACTGCAGGCGCGCACGGAAACAGGCGATACGTGCCGCTTCCGCAGTGCATGGGACGCGGTGCTGTGGCCGCTGAAGATCAGTCATGCCGCATTCGGTGACGATGCGACGCTGCGGCTCACGCTTGAGTGCGCGCCGGGCGTCGACTTTTCCGAGCTGGAACTGAAGCAACTACGCATTCACCTCCACGGCGACTGGATGGTCACGATGCCGCTCTATGAATTGCTGGTGTCGGGTGTTGCGGACGTGTCGGTGCGGCCCGAAGGCCGTCCGTCGGCGTCGCTGCTGCCAGCGCGTGCGTGGCGCGAAGTCGGGTATGCGCAAGCCGACGATGTGCTGCCGCGCCCACCCAATGCACAGCCGGCCTATTCGCTGATGCAGGAATACTTCGCCTTCCCGCGCAAGTTCCATTTCTTCGATCTTCATCACCTGGAAGGCCGGCTAGGATCGGGGCGCCGCTGCGAAGTCGTGTTTCATCTTGACCGTTCGCCGCGCGGCCTCGGCATGCTGCGCGCTGAACATTTTCAGCTTGGCTGCACGCCCATTGTCAATCTGTTCTCGCAGACGAGCGAGCCGATCGTCATCGACCATCGGCACTATGAATACCGGCTCGTCGCCGATCATCGCCGCGAGTCGATGACGGAAATCCATTCGGTTGCATCCGTCGTCGCGTCGGACCCGTCGACCGATCGCGTTGAGCACGTGCCGTGCTTTTCCGCGATCGATCATGTTCACACGGACGGCAACACCGTTTTCTGGTCGGCGCGACGCGAACACAGCCTGCGCGAAAACGTCCATGGAACGGACACGTTCCTGAGTTTCGTCAATGCCGCCAACACGCAAAGCGATCCCGGCACGCCCGTCATTTACGCGAACGTGCTGTGCACGAACCGCCGGCTTGCGGAACAGGTGCCCGTGGGCGCGCGCATGCTGCTCGAAAAGGTGTCGCAGAACACCCGTGTTCGCTGCCTTTACGAACCGACAGCGCAGCGCAGTCCTTCGCTCGGTAGCGAGACCTTGTGGCGGCTGATTTCGCTGCTCACGCTCAACTATCACTCGCTGGTGAGCGGCGCGACGGGACGCGCGCAATTGCAGGAGATGCTGCGGCTTTTCGCGTCCGAGAGCACGCGCGAGCAGGACCAGATTCGCGGCATCCGCAGTGTAGAAGCGCGCAGCGTCACCGCGCACGTCGGCAGCGACGCGTGGCGCGGCTATTGCCGCGGCACCGAAGTCGCGGTCGAGTTCGACCCGGAGACCTTCGTCGGCGGTTCGCCTTTGCTGCTGGGCGCCGTGCTCGCGCGTTTCTTTGCGATGTACACGTCGGTCAATTCATTTGTACGGCTGGTGGTGCGCCGTGGAGACGAGACATGGAAGCAATGGGAGCCGATGACGGGCTGCCAGCAGTTGCTCTGA
- the tssG gene encoding type VI secretion system baseplate subunit TssG, with product MEAMGADDGLPAVALIARLKANPQSFDLFQAISLLERAAPWARPLGRGNGLGEAVRFAGHVSLAFEASDIRSVREHAVPPDEAHARPAHEDEHASRERRGPYASYTVTTPVLTLAGANGPLPMAYTELVLARRAQRDTATADLLDIFNHRFLSFLYRSRKKHAPGLNWRSPHGSALAAALDALSNLGLRAGVNAAVRGPQGARLWMRHAGLLGAAPRSMTGLLAMLSDRLGLEVQGAQFVGGWREIDAADSLRLAGARSRAPRLGGAAVLGRRTWDEASGICIEFPGLTKEQFEALLPGGRDHAMAAWLIRSYLQQDFDVQFVLHLAPQPVACAAGGARAARLGWTSWLGGARHDTHTPEPVRLAMREATASTPTNL from the coding sequence ATGGAAGCAATGGGAGCCGATGACGGGCTGCCAGCAGTTGCTCTGATCGCCCGTCTCAAGGCGAATCCGCAGAGCTTCGATCTGTTCCAGGCGATCAGCCTCCTGGAGCGGGCCGCGCCTTGGGCGCGTCCGCTCGGACGGGGCAATGGGCTCGGCGAAGCCGTGCGTTTTGCCGGTCACGTCTCGCTCGCATTCGAGGCGAGCGATATCCGCAGTGTGCGCGAACATGCCGTGCCGCCAGACGAGGCGCACGCCCGCCCCGCACACGAAGATGAACACGCGTCGCGTGAGCGGCGCGGGCCGTATGCGAGCTATACGGTCACGACGCCCGTGCTCACGCTGGCAGGCGCGAACGGCCCGCTACCGATGGCCTATACCGAGCTGGTGCTTGCGCGCCGGGCGCAACGGGACACGGCGACGGCAGACCTGCTCGACATCTTCAATCACCGATTCCTGTCGTTCCTCTATCGCAGCCGCAAGAAGCATGCGCCGGGCTTGAACTGGCGCTCGCCGCACGGCTCTGCGCTCGCTGCGGCGCTGGATGCACTGAGCAATCTCGGCTTGCGGGCAGGCGTGAATGCCGCCGTGCGCGGGCCGCAGGGCGCGCGTCTGTGGATGCGGCATGCGGGCCTGCTCGGCGCTGCGCCCCGATCGATGACCGGCCTGCTCGCGATGCTCTCCGATCGCCTCGGTCTCGAGGTGCAGGGTGCGCAGTTCGTCGGCGGCTGGCGCGAGATCGACGCAGCCGATTCGCTGCGCCTTGCCGGCGCCCGTTCGCGCGCGCCGCGTCTGGGCGGCGCGGCCGTGCTCGGACGACGCACCTGGGACGAGGCAAGCGGCATCTGCATCGAGTTTCCCGGACTGACGAAAGAACAGTTCGAAGCGCTGCTGCCGGGCGGCCGCGATCACGCAATGGCGGCCTGGTTGATCCGCTCTTATCTGCAGCAGGACTTCGACGTTCAGTTCGTGCTACATCTCGCGCCGCAACCGGTCGCCTGCGCAGCAGGCGGTGCGCGTGCGGCCCGGCTTGGCTGGACATCCTGGCTGGGCGGCGCGCGTCACGACACCCACACGCCGGAGCCGGTGCGCCTCGCCATGCGCGAAGCGACCGCTTCCACGCCGACGAATCTTTAA
- the tssH gene encoding type VI secretion system ATPase TssH, translating to MDIDIRTLLSRLNPECKLAMEQAAQLCVRQTHYNVDVEHLLLTLLESDAPDLRAILAHFDIKPETLTAQLQKAVDLFKRGNGRTPALSPNFSPLFQEAWLLSSMLLGEQQVRSGTLILALLEVGSLRGMLLESAPALLKIPRASLREQIGMIVAGSAEDAGGAQARASAAPGAGQPGPASSAAAPQLDGGMPTMPSGATASQGRQTALDQYTVDLTGFAREGKIDPIRGRDAEIRQLIDVLLRRRQNNPILTGEAGVGKTAVVEGFAQRIVQGDVPPALANVSVRSLDLALLQAGAGVKGEFENRLKSVIAEVKASPAPVILFIDEAHQLIGAGGSEGQGDAANLLKPALARGELRTIAATTWAEYKKYVERDPALARRFQVVKVEEPSEAVAIEMLRGMVQKLEEHHGVEILDEAVRDAVKLSHRYISGRQLPDKAISVLDTACARVAIGQNGLPEDIEALGRSIETAENQLRIARHEAATGAERADVMAGLVKQLEDERAQHVRLTEKLTTEKRAVEEILAWRKKIRGYLTNQNDVLEAEDGESLTANLSRLEKGLEAVQNDEPMVPVCVDSETVAKVISGWTGIPVGRMLADELHTVLYLQDKLAERVVGQDEALDAIARRVRTFRADLDDPGKPVGVFLLVGPSGVGKTETAFALADMLYGGERNMITVNMSEFQEAHSVSGLKGAPPGYVGYGRGGVLTEAVRRRPYSVLLLDEMEKAHPDVLELFFQVFDKGVMEDGEGVPIDFKNTLILLTSNAAQDVITDACRGGRRPPPEELIEKLRPALLKQFSPAFLGRLVLVPYYHLGDAQINAIVNLKLERLAQRFSRNHHAPLTWDEGLATLIAQRCKEVDSGARNVDHILTQSVLPELARQVLERISISEPFGGVHLALSAAGDIAFRFLPKEA from the coding sequence ATGGACATCGATATCCGCACCCTGTTGAGCCGGCTCAATCCGGAATGCAAGCTTGCGATGGAGCAGGCGGCGCAACTGTGTGTGCGTCAGACGCACTACAACGTCGACGTCGAGCATCTTCTGTTGACGCTGCTCGAATCCGATGCGCCTGACCTGCGCGCCATTCTTGCGCACTTCGACATCAAACCCGAAACGCTCACCGCACAACTCCAGAAGGCCGTCGATCTTTTCAAGCGGGGCAATGGCCGCACGCCCGCGCTGTCGCCGAATTTTTCTCCGCTCTTCCAGGAGGCGTGGCTGCTGAGTTCGATGCTCCTCGGCGAGCAACAGGTCCGCTCGGGCACGCTCATCCTGGCGCTACTCGAAGTGGGCAGTCTGCGCGGCATGCTGCTTGAATCCGCGCCCGCCTTGCTCAAGATTCCGCGCGCGAGCCTGCGCGAGCAGATCGGCATGATCGTCGCGGGCTCGGCGGAAGATGCGGGCGGTGCGCAGGCGCGTGCGTCGGCCGCGCCGGGAGCGGGGCAACCGGGCCCCGCGAGCTCCGCTGCTGCACCGCAGTTGGACGGCGGTATGCCGACCATGCCTTCTGGCGCTACCGCGAGCCAGGGTCGTCAAACCGCACTCGATCAATACACGGTCGATCTGACGGGGTTCGCCCGCGAGGGCAAAATTGACCCGATCCGTGGACGCGATGCGGAGATCCGGCAGCTGATCGATGTGCTGCTGCGTCGCCGTCAGAACAACCCGATCCTGACGGGCGAGGCGGGAGTCGGGAAGACAGCCGTCGTCGAAGGTTTCGCACAGCGCATCGTTCAGGGCGACGTGCCGCCCGCGCTGGCCAACGTTTCCGTTCGTTCGCTCGATCTTGCGCTGTTGCAAGCGGGAGCCGGGGTGAAGGGTGAGTTCGAGAACCGGCTCAAATCGGTGATCGCCGAGGTCAAAGCGTCGCCCGCGCCTGTGATTCTTTTCATTGACGAAGCGCACCAACTGATTGGCGCGGGCGGTAGCGAAGGCCAAGGCGACGCCGCGAACCTTCTCAAGCCGGCATTGGCGCGTGGCGAACTGCGTACCATTGCCGCCACGACGTGGGCCGAATACAAGAAATACGTTGAGCGCGATCCGGCGCTTGCGCGCCGCTTCCAGGTCGTCAAGGTCGAGGAGCCGAGTGAGGCTGTCGCGATCGAGATGCTGCGCGGCATGGTTCAGAAACTGGAAGAACATCACGGCGTCGAGATTCTCGACGAAGCGGTGCGAGATGCCGTGAAGCTCTCGCACCGATACATCTCCGGGCGCCAGTTGCCGGACAAGGCGATCAGCGTGCTTGATACGGCCTGCGCGCGTGTCGCGATTGGTCAGAACGGCTTGCCCGAGGACATCGAGGCACTGGGCCGTTCGATCGAGACGGCCGAAAACCAGCTTCGTATCGCGCGTCACGAAGCCGCAACGGGCGCTGAGCGCGCCGACGTGATGGCTGGGCTGGTGAAGCAACTGGAAGACGAGCGCGCGCAGCACGTGCGTCTCACCGAAAAGCTCACAACCGAAAAGCGGGCGGTGGAAGAGATCCTCGCATGGCGCAAGAAAATTCGAGGCTATCTGACGAATCAGAACGATGTGCTGGAAGCCGAAGATGGCGAGTCGCTGACGGCGAATCTCTCGCGACTGGAGAAAGGGCTCGAGGCCGTGCAAAACGACGAGCCGATGGTCCCCGTGTGTGTCGATTCGGAAACGGTCGCGAAGGTGATATCCGGCTGGACGGGCATTCCTGTTGGCCGGATGCTCGCAGATGAGCTCCACACCGTGCTGTATCTGCAGGACAAGCTTGCGGAACGCGTCGTCGGCCAGGACGAGGCGCTTGACGCCATTGCGCGCCGGGTGCGCACCTTCCGTGCGGATCTCGACGATCCAGGCAAGCCCGTTGGCGTCTTCCTGCTCGTCGGACCCAGCGGCGTCGGCAAGACGGAAACGGCGTTTGCGCTTGCCGACATGCTGTACGGCGGCGAACGCAACATGATCACCGTCAATATGTCCGAGTTCCAGGAGGCGCATAGCGTTTCGGGACTCAAGGGCGCGCCGCCGGGCTATGTCGGATACGGCCGCGGCGGCGTGCTGACCGAGGCGGTGCGACGCCGCCCCTACAGCGTGCTGCTGCTCGACGAAATGGAGAAGGCGCATCCCGACGTGCTCGAGCTATTCTTCCAGGTGTTCGACAAGGGCGTGATGGAGGACGGCGAGGGCGTTCCCATCGACTTCAAGAACACGCTGATCCTGCTTACGTCGAATGCCGCGCAGGATGTGATCACCGACGCATGCCGGGGCGGGCGCCGCCCGCCGCCCGAAGAGCTGATAGAGAAACTGCGCCCCGCGCTCCTCAAACAGTTCAGCCCCGCATTCCTCGGCCGGCTCGTACTCGTGCCGTACTACCACCTCGGCGACGCGCAGATCAACGCAATCGTCAACCTCAAGCTCGAACGGCTCGCGCAGCGATTTTCGCGTAACCATCACGCGCCCCTCACGTGGGACGAAGGTCTCGCCACGCTGATCGCGCAACGCTGCAAGGAAGTGGACAGCGGCGCGCGCAACGTCGACCACATTCTTACGCAGTCGGTGCTTCCGGAACTGGCGCGCCAGGTGCTCGAGAGAATCTCGATATCGGAGCCGTTCGGCGGCGTGCATCTTGCGCTGAGCGCAGCGGGCGACATCGCGTTCCGCTTCCTGCCCAAGGAGGCGTAA
- the tssI gene encoding type VI secretion system tip protein TssI/VgrG encodes MSTTPSQANCFASVSTPFGTDVLLLDGFGGREAIAELFHFDLRMRSTNKALDPQQIVGKSATVTLKDHTGVARYFNGIVTRFAHAGADVQYGFYSAELAPRLWLLSLGQDRVIWQNLSALEIIKKVLGTFGVTFEDRTKHSSNYLAREYCVQYDESAFRFISRLMEEEGIFYFFTFADGAHTMVLADDPSAHEATVAGTLYFAPDPSVGQQIQRLSAFEMSRGVVAGEHIVSDYDYTQAATLLSSSKGASSIPTGTRFTFPGKYVAASHGDQIAGTRLQAHHVAQQTGRGEGAYYGLAAGTTFTLSGHPDSALNVSYVVRAVQHAASNMTYGNEFDVIPVTVPFRAPLVTPRPIVSGTHTAKVVGPSDEEIWTDSQGRIKLKFYWDRTPDADQNSSCWVRVAQASAGPGWGHLFLPRIGEEVVVSYVDGDPDRPLVTGCVYNGTNAVPVTLPSMQTQSVIRSRSSKGGTAGNEIRMEDKLNSEELYVHAQKDMSVEIENALSTTVKAGAETHVVLKGDRSVEVSEGKETHTVKGTRTLDVTGDETHTNHAAFAHNVSGNHTHKIDGNYTLKVGGNLVIEVSGSISIKAGTSLSSEAGTSHASKAGTTLSSEGMTVSHKASATQTVDGGGQLALKGGIVQLN; translated from the coding sequence ATGTCCACAACGCCCAGCCAGGCGAACTGCTTTGCCTCCGTCTCGACACCGTTCGGAACGGATGTGCTGCTGCTCGACGGATTCGGAGGCCGCGAAGCGATAGCGGAGTTGTTTCATTTCGATCTGCGCATGCGCTCGACGAACAAGGCACTCGACCCTCAGCAAATCGTCGGCAAGAGCGCAACGGTGACGCTGAAGGACCACACAGGCGTCGCCCGCTATTTCAATGGAATCGTCACACGCTTCGCGCACGCGGGCGCGGACGTGCAATACGGGTTCTATTCTGCTGAACTGGCTCCGCGTCTGTGGCTGCTCTCGCTGGGTCAGGACCGTGTCATCTGGCAGAACCTGAGCGCACTCGAGATCATCAAGAAGGTGCTGGGTACGTTCGGCGTGACTTTCGAGGACCGCACGAAGCACAGCAGCAACTACCTCGCGCGCGAATACTGCGTCCAGTACGACGAAAGTGCGTTCCGGTTCATCTCGCGCCTGATGGAAGAAGAGGGCATCTTCTACTTCTTCACATTCGCGGACGGCGCGCACACGATGGTGCTGGCGGACGATCCATCGGCGCACGAAGCCACGGTGGCAGGAACACTCTATTTCGCGCCCGATCCGAGCGTCGGCCAGCAGATCCAGCGCCTCAGCGCGTTTGAAATGTCGCGCGGCGTGGTGGCGGGCGAGCACATTGTCAGCGACTACGACTACACGCAGGCGGCCACGTTGCTTTCGTCGTCGAAGGGTGCTTCGAGCATTCCGACGGGGACGCGTTTCACCTTCCCCGGCAAATATGTCGCGGCTTCGCACGGCGACCAGATCGCCGGCACACGTCTCCAGGCACATCATGTCGCGCAGCAGACGGGACGGGGCGAGGGCGCATATTACGGCCTCGCGGCAGGCACGACGTTCACGTTGAGCGGTCATCCTGACAGCGCACTCAATGTGAGCTACGTCGTGCGCGCCGTGCAGCACGCGGCATCGAACATGACGTATGGCAACGAATTCGACGTCATCCCCGTCACCGTGCCGTTTCGCGCTCCCCTTGTTACGCCACGGCCCATCGTATCGGGTACGCATACGGCAAAAGTGGTGGGGCCGTCGGACGAAGAGATCTGGACCGACTCGCAAGGGCGCATCAAGCTCAAGTTCTACTGGGACCGCACGCCTGATGCCGACCAGAACAGCTCCTGCTGGGTGCGCGTGGCACAGGCATCGGCGGGGCCGGGGTGGGGGCATCTGTTTCTGCCGCGCATCGGCGAGGAAGTGGTGGTCAGCTATGTCGACGGCGATCCCGACCGCCCGCTTGTGACGGGTTGTGTCTACAACGGCACGAACGCTGTGCCGGTGACTTTGCCGTCGATGCAAACGCAAAGCGTGATCCGCTCCCGTTCGTCGAAAGGCGGCACGGCAGGCAACGAAATCCGCATGGAGGACAAGCTCAATTCCGAGGAGCTGTATGTCCATGCGCAGAAGGACATGAGCGTCGAGATCGAAAACGCGCTCTCCACCACCGTCAAGGCGGGCGCGGAAACGCACGTGGTGCTGAAAGGCGATCGCAGCGTCGAGGTGAGCGAGGGCAAGGAGACGCACACCGTCAAAGGCACACGTACGCTCGACGTGACAGGCGATGAAACGCATACCAACCATGCGGCGTTTGCGCACAACGTCAGCGGCAATCACACCCACAAGATCGACGGCAATTACACATTGAAGGTAGGCGGCAATCTGGTGATCGAAGTCAGTGGCTCGATCAGCATCAAGGCGGGCACGTCGTTGTCCAGCGAAGCGGGCACGTCGCACGCGAGCAAGGCGGGGACGACGCTCAGCAGCGAAGGCATGACAGTTTCGCATAAGGCCTCGGCCACGCAGACTGTCGATGGCGGCGGTCAGCTCGCCCTCAAGGGCGGCATCGTCCAGCTCAACTGA